One window of the Ureibacillus sp. FSL W7-1570 genome contains the following:
- a CDS encoding ISL3 family transposase, with amino-acid sequence MSHHHSIRNLLNIKDKNITFDENFCAEELIKGVQSKVFYGQLTYQPKACYACGHVFDVQIIKHGFKTSLIKMPSISGFHTYLKLRKQRYFCKHCHSTFTLKTSVVAKNCCISNNTKVAIALNAKDKISEKDIAMKHHVSHATVSRVIDSFYSYYQPNVHYLPKHLCFDEFKSVKSAAGAMSFIFCDSETGEIVDIVEDRRLHVLKEYFLRYSKKARDAVKTIVIDMYSPYISLIHEVFPKAEIVLDKFHILQLFSRALNKTRINVMNRDKKNYNKLKKYWKLLLKDQTKLDYKNYKYHRCFKKHMCEVEILHYLIDLDSELKASYELYQYVQHCIKIKDFELLKKTLENKQNIVSSYMKTAIKTINKYINYVENTLKYDYNNGILEGINNKIKVIKRISFGYRSFYHFRNRIFITQNLAKIKTA; translated from the coding sequence ATGTCTCACCATCATTCTATACGAAACCTACTCAATATAAAAGACAAAAATATCACATTTGATGAAAATTTTTGTGCAGAAGAACTCATTAAAGGGGTCCAATCAAAAGTCTTTTATGGCCAATTAACTTACCAACCAAAAGCTTGTTATGCTTGTGGACATGTCTTTGATGTTCAAATCATTAAACACGGTTTTAAAACGTCTCTCATTAAAATGCCTAGCATTTCAGGTTTTCATACCTACTTAAAATTGCGTAAACAGCGTTATTTCTGTAAACATTGTCATTCCACGTTTACTTTAAAAACGAGCGTCGTGGCTAAAAACTGTTGTATTTCCAACAATACTAAAGTAGCGATTGCTTTAAACGCCAAAGATAAAATATCCGAAAAAGATATTGCGATGAAACATCATGTTTCTCATGCCACTGTCAGTCGTGTCATTGACAGCTTTTATAGCTATTATCAACCAAATGTTCACTACCTTCCAAAGCATTTGTGTTTTGATGAGTTTAAATCAGTGAAATCCGCAGCTGGAGCGATGTCCTTTATTTTCTGCGACTCTGAAACGGGGGAGATTGTGGATATCGTGGAGGACCGGAGATTACATGTCCTCAAAGAGTATTTCTTACGGTATTCCAAGAAGGCGAGAGATGCGGTAAAAACGATTGTCATCGATATGTACAGCCCTTATATTTCCTTAATCCACGAAGTTTTCCCTAAAGCGGAAATCGTACTCGACAAATTCCATATCCTCCAACTATTTAGCAGAGCTTTAAACAAAACACGCATCAACGTCATGAATCGGGATAAAAAGAATTACAATAAATTAAAAAAATACTGGAAGCTCCTTCTGAAAGATCAAACAAAACTTGATTATAAGAACTATAAATATCATCGTTGCTTTAAAAAGCATATGTGTGAGGTGGAGATTCTCCACTATCTCATTGATTTAGATTCTGAATTAAAAGCGTCCTATGAGTTATATCAATACGTGCAACATTGCATAAAAATCAAAGACTTTGAGCTCCTAAAGAAAACATTAGAGAATAAACAAAATATCGTTTCCAGCTATATGAAAACCGCCATCAAGACAATCAACAAATACATCAATTACGTGGAGAATACGTTGAAATATGATTATAACAACGGCATTTTAGAGGGGATTAATAACAAAATCAAAGTGATTAAACGCATTTCTTTCGGTTATCGATCCTTCTATCACTTTAGAAACCGAATATTCATTACCCAAAACTTAGCGAAAATAAAAACAGCTTAG
- a CDS encoding response regulator transcription factor — translation MIKVFLVDDHVLIRKGIALLLENYRDLEVVGEASDGEECLQQLYSLDVDVVLMDISIPKGIDGFTATRKIKKEFPKIKVVMLTMHNEFAYIQKAIETDADGYILKNSQANQVYQAIQAVYSGRKYYDVGIPKEQLEKWFKNKGKQKKDVLSSREQEIVRLTILGYTNLQIADKLSISSKTVENHKANIMQKLDLKTKAELIQYGIANKYII, via the coding sequence ATGATAAAAGTTTTTCTAGTCGATGACCATGTTTTAATCCGCAAGGGTATCGCCTTATTATTAGAAAACTATCGTGATTTGGAAGTGGTAGGGGAAGCGAGCGATGGAGAAGAATGTTTGCAACAGTTATACAGTTTGGATGTGGATGTGGTTTTAATGGATATTTCCATTCCAAAAGGCATTGATGGTTTCACAGCCACTCGAAAGATAAAGAAGGAGTTTCCAAAAATCAAGGTTGTCATGCTTACGATGCATAATGAATTTGCTTACATTCAAAAGGCTATTGAAACTGATGCGGATGGCTACATTTTAAAAAATAGTCAGGCAAACCAAGTATATCAAGCCATTCAGGCGGTTTACTCAGGAAGAAAATATTATGATGTTGGAATTCCAAAAGAGCAGCTTGAAAAATGGTTTAAAAATAAAGGAAAACAGAAAAAGGACGTTCTATCAAGCAGAGAACAAGAAATTGTGCGGTTAACCATATTGGGATATACCAATTTGCAAATTGCCGATAAATTGTCCATCAGTTCCAAAACAGTGGAAAACCACAAAGCAAACATCATGCAGAAATTGGATTTAAAAACGAAAGCGGAACTGATTCAATACGGCATTGCCAATAAATATATTATCTGA
- a CDS encoding sulfite exporter TauE/SafE family protein produces MAFTFAVVIFCIGFVGSFVSGMVGIGGSIIKYPMLLYLPPLFGLASFTAHEVSGISAIQVFFSSLAGIWSYRKDGYLNKTLILYMGVSILAGSLLGSFGSNYFSEEAINFVYGLLAIIAALLMFIPTKEIDDISTLTFNKWLAASLAFIVGIGSGIVGAAGGFLLVPILLVILKIPTRVTIATSLAVTFISSIGGTFGKIITNQIDYWSAFIMIIASITATPLGAKVGKKMDTKVLKMILAVLITAAAIKTWIDIL; encoded by the coding sequence ATGGCATTCACGTTTGCCGTTGTCATTTTCTGCATTGGATTTGTGGGCTCATTTGTTTCCGGCATGGTTGGAATAGGTGGTTCCATCATTAAATACCCAATGCTCCTCTATTTGCCGCCACTTTTTGGACTCGCATCTTTCACTGCCCATGAAGTGTCTGGTATCAGCGCAATCCAAGTATTCTTTTCCTCACTTGCAGGCATCTGGTCGTACCGCAAAGACGGTTATTTAAATAAAACTCTTATTTTATATATGGGGGTTTCCATTTTAGCAGGAAGTCTTTTGGGAAGTTTTGGATCCAATTATTTTTCGGAAGAAGCGATTAATTTTGTTTATGGATTGTTAGCTATCATCGCGGCTCTATTGATGTTCATTCCCACAAAGGAAATTGATGATATATCAACCCTCACTTTTAATAAATGGTTGGCTGCTTCCCTGGCATTTATTGTCGGAATAGGTTCTGGAATTGTTGGGGCAGCCGGTGGTTTTTTGCTCGTTCCTATTTTATTAGTCATTTTAAAAATTCCTACAAGGGTAACCATTGCAACAAGTTTAGCCGTCACTTTCATCTCATCTATTGGAGGGACTTTTGGGAAAATAATAACCAATCAAATAGATTATTGGTCCGCTTTCATTATGATCATCGCCAGTATTACTGCCACTCCCCTTGGAGCAAAGGTGGGGAAGAAAATGGATACAAAGGTGTTAAAAATGATTTTGGCTGTACTTATCACTGCCGCTGCCATTAAAACTTGGATTGACATATTGTAG